GGCATCGCGGGATTCGCCGTGAGCGCCGTGGACATGGCGCTTTGGGACCTGAAGGGGCATCTGCTCGATCAGCCGGTGTGCCGGCTCATGGGAGGGCGGGTCGTTCCGCGAGTGGTGGCCATGGCGTCCATCCACTTCGACATGGTCGACCTGGACTGGACGCTGAACGAGTTTCAGACCTTCAAGGACCAGGGCTACCGCATCGTCAAAGGGGGCTGGGGCAGCGCACCCGATGCCGTCTTCGGGATGGACCATGCCAAAGACCTGGCGCTGGTTCGAGACGTCCGCGAGATCGTCGGTCCCGATTGCGACATCGTCTTCGACGTGCTGGGCGGCCGGGTGAAATGGAGCGCCCAGGAGGCGATTCGCCGGGTCCGGGACTTCGAAGCCTACCGGCTGCGTTGGATCGAAGAGCCGCTTCCGCCCCAGGACTATGCGGCCCACCGGCTTCTCCGGGCGGGGACCCGGACGCCCATCGGCACCGGCGAGCAGGAGTGGAATCCGGAGGGCTACCGGCGACTGCTGAAGCACGGCGCCGTGGACGTGGTGCAGATGGACCCGGGACGGTGCCTGGGGATCACCGGTTGCGTCAAGGTCGTTCCGTTGATCGAGG
The sequence above is a segment of the Acidobacteriota bacterium genome. Coding sequences within it:
- a CDS encoding mandelate racemase/muconate lactonizing enzyme family protein; its protein translation is MTKIRRVDAYPLRYPEPHDHNNIRYITLARVEAEGGAVGWGECISQFPESAASVKTVIEGGYAPLLTGENALDVDRLWHKLLNHIWWYGPQGIAGFAVSAVDMALWDLKGHLLDQPVCRLMGGRVVPRVVAMASIHFDMVDLDWTLNEFQTFKDQGYRIVKGGWGSAPDAVFGMDHAKDLALVRDVREIVGPDCDIVFDVLGGRVKWSAQEAIRRVRDFEAYRLRWIEEPLPPQDYAAHRLLRAGTRTPIGTGEQEWNPEGYRRLLKHGAVDVVQMDPGRCLGITGCVKVVPLIEAQNIEFSAHTWSSALNTAASVHLLASSTHGAAMDFKPHTSPMQHELVSDPWVQEDGTLEVRESPGLGVSVDQSVVEKYAF